In the genome of Plasmodium chabaudi chabaudi strain AS genome assembly, chromosome: 6, one region contains:
- a CDS encoding 30S ribosomal protein S12, mitochondrial, putative, whose translation MISVLANTINKNAVSFYVSGNYRSPVFHLSKVGLFGISPHKLCAQSNDKIVLKKVKDDMNNIHRHEQACSPSYIGTHFNVELSNYNKQKENKTNYLTKIGCGNAYDSNITFGMYPILSTYVQFNKFIGKCRFSTKNIRGRMFYKRRPKQIPKLKKKNWRSKWLEGAPQKRGICLKVRVQTPKKPNSGLKKIARVRLSTGRIVSVYIPGIGHNLNTHSIILVRGGRCKDIPGCNYKAIRGVYDLLPVKNRFRGRSKYGVKLSEDKRKHLLERYNFKHITIQKDIDEFNKFKWYNYVDKDKNLRDKPLEPNENTPIDIFHFNTYYRNKKFQKSEGE comes from the coding sequence aTGATATCTGTATTAGCAAACACGATAAATAAGAATGCTGTTTCGTTTTATGTAAGCGGTAATTATCGTAGCCCAGTTTTCCATTTGTCAAAAGTTGGGCTCTTTGGGATATCCCCTCATAAGTTGTGCGCTCAAAGCaatgataaaattgttttgaaaaaagtaaaagatgatatgaataatatacacAGGCATGAACAGGCTTGTTCACCTTCATATATAGGAACCCATTTCAATGTTGAACTTtctaattataataaacaaaaagaaaataaaacaaattatttaactAAGATAGGATGTGGAAATGCTTATGATAGTAATATAACTTTTGGAATGTATCCAATTCTTTCAACTTATGTTcagtttaataaatttattggAAAATGTCGGTTTagcacaaaaaatataagaggtagaatgttttataaaagaagGCCAAAACAAATAcctaaattaaaaaaaaaaaattggagGTCAAAATGGCTAGAAGGTGCACCACAAAAAAGAGGTATATGTTTAAAAGTTCGAGTTCAAACACCTAAAAAACCCAATTCGggattaaagaaaatagcACGTGTTCGATTATCTACAGGAAGAATTGTTTCTGTTTATATACCTGGTATTGGTCATAATTTAAACACACATAGTATTATATTAGTAAGAGGTGGTAGATGTAAAGATATACCAGGATGTAATTATAAAGCTATTCGAGGTGTATATGATTTATTACCAGTGAAAAATCGATTTCGTGGGAGAAGTAAATATGGTGTTAAACTTTCAGAAGATAAACGAAAACATTTATTGGAACGATATAACTTTAAACATATTACAATACAAAAAGACATTGATgagtttaataaatttaaatggtataattatgtagataaagataaaaatttaagagATAAACCTTTGGAGCCTAATGAAAATACACCCATagatattttccattttaacacatattatagaaataaaaaatttcaaaaatcGGAAGGAGAGTAA